One Petrotoga sp. 9PW.55.5.1 genomic window carries:
- a CDS encoding ABC transporter ATP-binding protein yields MIELINLTKRFSENVLAVNNLNLKIEEGKIFGFLGPNGAGKTTTINMITGLYKPTSGKIIVDNMDMEKESEKIKKIIGFVPDEPLIFEKITGISYLNFICNVFEVDPEEKEKRGDWLIKTFKLEKVINNPIFTYSHGMKQKLSLIAALIHEPKIWILDEPIVGLDPESAFILKNLMKKHVSNGNIVFFSTHVMEIAEKICDELAIIDKGSIVFQGTIKNLRKLRGEKSLEQLFLEVTNSESEKIDFSYLD; encoded by the coding sequence TTGATTGAACTAATCAATCTAACGAAACGTTTTTCTGAAAATGTACTTGCTGTTAATAATTTGAATCTAAAAATAGAAGAGGGGAAAATTTTTGGTTTTCTTGGGCCAAATGGTGCTGGAAAGACAACAACTATCAATATGATAACGGGATTATACAAGCCGACATCTGGGAAAATAATTGTGGATAATATGGATATGGAGAAAGAATCAGAAAAAATTAAAAAAATTATAGGTTTTGTACCAGATGAGCCTCTTATATTCGAAAAAATAACAGGAATATCTTATCTAAATTTTATATGTAACGTATTTGAGGTAGATCCCGAAGAAAAAGAAAAAAGAGGAGATTGGTTAATAAAAACTTTTAAACTAGAAAAAGTGATCAATAACCCTATTTTCACATATTCTCACGGTATGAAACAAAAATTAAGTTTAATCGCAGCTTTGATTCATGAGCCTAAAATATGGATTCTTGATGAACCTATTGTAGGTCTTGATCCAGAATCTGCTTTCATTTTAAAAAATTTAATGAAGAAACATGTTTCTAATGGGAACATAGTGTTTTTTTCCACACATGTTATGGAAATTGCAGAAAAAATTTGTGATGAATTAGCAATAATAGATAAAGGAAGTATAGTTTTCCAAGGAACTATAAAAAACTTAAGAAAATTAAGAGGAGAAAAATCTCTTGAGCAATTATTCTTAGAGGTGACAAATAGTGAAAGTGAAAAGATTGACTTCTCTTATCTTGATTGA
- a CDS encoding ABC transporter permease subunit — MKKEIMEEKRKAILILIIMVGLFFSFAPFQDFMVSIFNEDLQGFEQFIGQDLVQNLKDWDFYMTSQWFGKNFGQFVPIIAIILSFSLFAREFESGTIEFLLVRLPRKKVFLNKLVGSLAILLIILSVLSFLPSIYSLVVSKNFEHILTLKFMVHVLFGAFFWYSISILMSVLFDSQVKSLITSLLLLAITTILGLIKPLGFLNTYKYILGSDIFGGQINWIYSFVILIIGILCIFFSYCVFKNKEA; from the coding sequence ATGAAAAAAGAAATTATGGAAGAAAAGAGAAAAGCTATATTGATATTAATTATAATGGTTGGATTATTTTTTTCTTTTGCTCCCTTTCAAGATTTTATGGTTTCAATATTTAATGAGGATTTGCAAGGGTTTGAGCAATTTATCGGGCAAGATTTAGTACAAAATCTTAAAGACTGGGATTTTTACATGACTTCACAGTGGTTTGGCAAAAATTTCGGACAATTTGTACCTATAATTGCAATAATTCTATCTTTTTCACTGTTCGCAAGAGAATTTGAGAGTGGAACTATTGAGTTTTTACTCGTACGACTTCCTAGAAAGAAGGTATTTTTAAATAAATTGGTAGGTAGTCTTGCGATTTTATTAATCATACTAAGTGTTCTGTCATTTTTACCTTCCATTTATTCTTTAGTAGTATCAAAAAATTTTGAGCATATATTGACCCTTAAATTTATGGTTCATGTATTATTTGGAGCTTTCTTTTGGTACAGTATTAGTATATTAATGAGTGTGCTTTTTGATTCTCAGGTAAAATCATTAATTACATCATTACTACTACTTGCAATAACGACTATTTTAGGATTGATAAAACCACTTGGTTTTTTAAACACTTATAAATACATTTTGGGTTCGGATATTTTTGGTGGGCAAATTAATTGGATATATTCATTTGTTATTTTAATTATAGGTATTCTTTGCATTTTCTTTTCTTACTGTGTTTTCAAAAACAAAGAAGCATAA
- a CDS encoding ABC transporter ATP-binding protein — MILKVENLNKSYNQKKAVNNVSIEVEQGEIFALLGPNGAGKTTTIKTILGLRKKDSGEIKLFGKYAYLPEKKQLYKYLTVRKMLEITANISKYFSLKKANQFVKEFEIPLEEKISKLSHGMLTQLYLSIVLSEEADIYFLDEATEGLDPMKRLRFFELIRNFSYEGKSFFYTSHVIPEVEKIADKVAIMVNSKVVEMDYLDNIKDKFTACVVDKNNSLDGFLYRQTENEKVYVIEKDKVNSKQEPVTFDMIFEAIVKHYSGGRKK; from the coding sequence ATGATTCTAAAAGTAGAAAATCTGAACAAAAGTTACAATCAAAAAAAAGCGGTAAATAATGTAAGTATTGAAGTAGAACAAGGAGAAATTTTTGCTTTGTTAGGCCCTAATGGTGCTGGAAAAACTACAACTATTAAAACGATTTTAGGTCTGAGAAAAAAAGATTCTGGAGAAATAAAATTATTTGGCAAATATGCTTATCTTCCAGAAAAGAAACAATTGTATAAATACCTCACAGTTAGAAAAATGCTTGAAATTACAGCAAATATTTCTAAATATTTTTCATTAAAAAAAGCGAATCAATTTGTAAAAGAATTTGAAATTCCTCTTGAAGAGAAAATTTCAAAATTATCTCATGGGATGCTTACGCAACTTTATTTATCCATTGTTTTGTCTGAAGAAGCAGATATTTATTTTTTGGATGAGGCTACGGAAGGGTTGGATCCAATGAAACGTTTGCGTTTTTTTGAACTAATAAGAAATTTTTCATATGAGGGGAAATCATTCTTTTATACAAGTCACGTCATTCCAGAAGTAGAGAAAATTGCTGACAAGGTGGCTATAATGGTAAATAGTAAGGTAGTTGAAATGGATTATCTTGACAATATAAAAGATAAATTTACCGCATGTGTAGTTGATAAAAATAATTCACTAGATGGTTTTTTATATAGGCAAACTGAAAATGAGAAAGTTTATGTAATTGAAAAAGATAAAGTAAATTCGAAGCAAGAGCCAGTTACTTTTGATATGATCTTTGAAGCTATTGTTAAACATTATTCTGGAGGGAGAAAAAAATGA
- a CDS encoding GntR family transcriptional regulator, which produces MWFSIDFSSHVPVYKQIVEKIMVKVAQGELKKGDFLPSVRKLAEDIGVNFNTVSRAYKELSTMGIIEIQRGEGYILKTENLKDFNKQVLSEVKQIIKKALNAGVSPEEIVKVFEEVVGREIYDSKSRKSEQKLQSKKSGK; this is translated from the coding sequence ATGTGGTTTAGTATAGATTTTTCTTCTCATGTACCAGTTTACAAACAAATAGTAGAAAAAATAATGGTAAAAGTTGCACAAGGTGAGTTAAAAAAAGGAGACTTTTTACCTTCTGTGAGAAAACTTGCTGAGGATATAGGCGTAAATTTTAATACTGTTTCCAGGGCTTACAAAGAACTAAGCACAATGGGAATAATTGAAATTCAACGAGGAGAAGGGTATATTCTAAAAACAGAAAATCTTAAAGATTTCAATAAACAAGTATTATCAGAAGTAAAACAAATAATAAAAAAGGCACTAAATGCTGGTGTATCCCCAGAAGAAATTGTAAAGGTTTTTGAAGAAGTTGTTGGGAGGGAAATATATGATTCTAAAAGTAGAAAATCTGAACAAAAGTTACAATCAAAAAAAAGCGGTAAATAA
- a CDS encoding U32 family peptidase, with protein sequence MKKVELLSPAGNYEKLETVYHYGADAAYIGGKVLNLRAFSKNFEDEELEKAIKLSHNLGKKLFITVNAIPHNEDLEILPEYTKYLESLKVDAVIVADLGVFNIIRKHTNLPITISTQASNTNWASVAMWKELGAKRIILARELSLKEISEIKQKVPDVELEVFIHGAMCISISGRCLLSNYLTGRDANRGECTQPCRWKYHLMEEKRPGEYFPVFEDERGTYIMNSKDLCTIDFLDKIIETGVDSLKIEGRMKSSYYAGVTTKVYREAIDSYYSGNLNTQNKEKWMKELQGVSHREYTSGFYLNKPGKDSQNYKTSSYIRNYKFVGKVIEKISENKYIVDVRNKIRKNDVVEIIPGTGSNITIHLNKIVDYEAGESLEEANPNQKIVIESEKPLEVGDLIRTMNISDS encoded by the coding sequence ATGAAGAAAGTAGAATTATTGTCGCCAGCTGGAAATTATGAAAAATTAGAAACGGTTTATCATTATGGAGCTGATGCTGCATATATTGGTGGAAAAGTTTTAAATCTAAGAGCCTTTTCTAAGAATTTTGAAGATGAAGAATTAGAAAAGGCCATTAAATTGTCTCACAACTTAGGGAAAAAACTTTTCATTACCGTGAATGCAATACCCCATAATGAAGATTTAGAAATACTTCCTGAATATACAAAATATCTTGAAAGTTTAAAAGTAGATGCAGTAATAGTAGCCGATTTAGGGGTATTTAATATAATAAGAAAACATACAAACTTGCCAATAACTATAAGCACACAAGCCAGCAACACAAACTGGGCAAGTGTTGCTATGTGGAAGGAACTGGGAGCAAAAAGGATCATTTTGGCAAGAGAACTGTCTTTAAAAGAAATATCAGAAATTAAGCAGAAAGTTCCTGATGTTGAATTAGAGGTTTTCATACATGGAGCTATGTGTATTTCTATTTCCGGAAGATGCCTTTTAAGTAATTATTTAACAGGAAGAGATGCCAACAGGGGCGAATGTACTCAACCATGTAGATGGAAATACCATCTAATGGAAGAAAAAAGGCCTGGAGAATATTTCCCGGTTTTTGAAGATGAAAGAGGCACATATATAATGAACTCAAAAGATCTTTGCACTATTGATTTCTTAGACAAAATAATAGAAACGGGTGTTGATAGTTTAAAGATAGAAGGAAGAATGAAAAGCTCATATTATGCAGGAGTAACAACAAAGGTATATAGAGAAGCAATAGACAGTTATTACTCAGGAAATTTAAACACTCAGAACAAAGAAAAATGGATGAAAGAACTTCAAGGTGTTAGCCATAGGGAATATACCAGTGGATTTTATCTAAACAAGCCAGGAAAGGATTCGCAAAATTATAAAACGTCTTCTTATATAAGAAATTATAAGTTCGTTGGTAAAGTAATAGAAAAAATTTCAGAAAACAAATATATTGTAGATGTTAGAAATAAAATCAGGAAAAATGATGTAGTAGAAATTATACCGGGAACTGGAAGTAATATAACGATTCATCTAAATAAAATCGTAGACTATGAAGCAGGAGAAAGTTTAGAAGAAGCCAATCCTAATCAAAAAATCGTTATAGAAAGTGAAAAACCACTAGAAGTTGGAGATCTAATAAGAACAATGAATATATCTGATTCTTAA
- a CDS encoding AI-2E family transporter → MLSYGGWLTLIYLVIFLFLAYFSPFIIGALILGVFISMLIEAPKGLLSKFMNPKVSSVISHVLVLGLILYAGINFFPVVINEGRKLFSMLSTLTIPQEEQLAQLPVWLIDFINSLNQNLSDFALNIINQMIAYVPNLITATIVLVITTTAIGSLRSVAKNNVWKLYPVSDRERGLKFIKETYSQFERFVLGQFLAALMLGTFIGVMSFILKIPSALFLGVLAWITDFIPYLGVVISAIPLLMLAFTENGLIGLILGLIILTLANQLEMWFLHPKIQSNALNLHWFVIIVSLLLFGELFSLLGVLIALPIVVYIRNFWEYFVLKIK, encoded by the coding sequence TTGTTATCTTATGGTGGCTGGCTAACGCTGATATATTTGGTAATATTTCTTTTCTTAGCTTATTTTTCCCCTTTTATTATTGGTGCTCTGATCTTAGGTGTATTTATTTCTATGTTAATAGAAGCTCCTAAAGGTCTTTTGTCCAAGTTTATGAATCCAAAAGTGTCATCTGTCATATCTCACGTTCTTGTTCTAGGACTTATACTTTATGCGGGGATTAATTTCTTTCCAGTTGTTATTAATGAAGGAAGAAAATTGTTTTCGATGCTTTCAACTTTAACTATTCCTCAAGAAGAGCAATTAGCCCAATTACCTGTATGGTTGATAGATTTTATTAATTCACTCAATCAAAACTTATCTGATTTTGCTTTGAATATAATAAACCAAATGATTGCCTATGTGCCTAACTTGATTACTGCAACAATAGTTTTGGTTATTACAACAACCGCGATAGGATCTTTAAGATCTGTAGCAAAAAATAATGTATGGAAACTTTATCCAGTAAGTGATAGAGAAAGAGGTTTGAAATTTATAAAAGAGACTTATTCACAGTTTGAAAGATTCGTTCTCGGACAGTTTTTAGCAGCTTTAATGCTTGGTACCTTTATAGGTGTTATGTCTTTTATATTGAAAATTCCAAGCGCTCTTTTTTTAGGAGTTTTAGCTTGGATAACTGATTTTATACCTTATTTGGGTGTTGTAATTTCAGCAATACCTCTGCTTATGCTTGCTTTCACTGAAAATGGATTAATAGGGCTGATATTGGGACTGATAATTTTAACTCTTGCTAATCAATTAGAGATGTGGTTTTTACATCCAAAGATTCAAAGTAATGCTCTGAATTTACACTGGTTTGTTATTATTGTTTCGCTTCTTCTATTTGGTGAATTATTCAGTCTTTTAGGTGTTCTTATCGCTTTGCCTATAGTTGTTTATATTAGAAATTTCTGGGAATACTTTGTATTAAAAATAAAGTGA
- a CDS encoding DUF4416 family protein yields MGKTKVADLVNYVIHLFTAGDSELWLNKMNLKNILEDHFGLVDYVSKPLDFQRFTYYYNEEMGKNIKIEGRLISFKNLGSPAFLPDAKLITNEIERLYSVDNNRKVNLDIGYLHHTQFVLASTKHWGNRLYIGKNIYAEVTLMYNFGEWEPLKYTYSNFKDPIYLKELDYIRDMYLKKRKNYVL; encoded by the coding sequence ATGGGGAAGACTAAGGTAGCTGATCTTGTAAATTATGTGATCCATCTTTTTACCGCAGGAGATTCAGAGCTTTGGTTGAATAAAATGAACTTAAAGAATATTCTTGAGGACCATTTTGGTCTTGTTGATTATGTTTCTAAACCGTTAGATTTTCAACGTTTTACTTATTACTATAATGAAGAAATGGGCAAAAACATCAAAATTGAAGGGAGGCTTATTAGTTTTAAAAACCTCGGTTCTCCTGCATTTCTTCCTGATGCAAAGTTGATAACCAATGAAATAGAGAGGTTATACTCTGTAGATAATAATAGAAAAGTAAATTTGGATATCGGTTATTTGCATCATACCCAGTTTGTTTTAGCTAGCACGAAACATTGGGGTAATAGGTTATACATAGGTAAGAATATCTACGCAGAAGTTACTCTGATGTACAATTTTGGAGAGTGGGAACCATTAAAATATACCTATTCTAATTTCAAAGATCCAATTTATCTTAAGGAATTAGACTATATTAGAGATATGTACCTAAAAAAAAGAAAGAATTACGTTTTATAA
- a CDS encoding methylmalonyl-CoA mutase: protein MFDKEKIDEIEKKKRDWEEKTLNKTLAKFPERKEKFHTTFEEDILRIYTPSDIENLNYLEDLGFPGEYPFTRGVQPTMYRGKFWTMRQYAGFGTAEESNKRYKYLLEQGQTGLSIAFDLPTQIGYDSDDPMSEGEVGKVGVAIDSLRDMEILFDGIPLDKVSVSMTINSTAMILLAMLMVIAKKQEVPYDKLRGTIQNDILKEYMARGTYIFPPKESMDLIVDIFDYGSKTLPKFNLISISGYHIREAGANAAQEVAFTLADGIAYVEAAIKAGLDPNEFGKNLSFFFNAHNNFLEEISKFRAARRLWAKIMKERFGVTDERAMKLKFHTQTAGSTLTAQQPLNNIIRVTIQALAAVLGGTQSLHTNSYDEALGLPTEQAVTIALRTQQIIAHEMGVTETVDPLAGSFAIEKMTSQIEEKAIKYINEIDKIGGMVKAIEIGYPQKGILNSAYKTQKKIEDKEQIIVGVNKYNSDAEEKVEMLKMDENIEERQIQKLKKLKSERDTNKIQKSLERLKKAATIRENLFPFVIECVENYATIGEIIKTLKEVYGVYEENLTI, encoded by the coding sequence ATGTTTGATAAGGAAAAAATCGACGAAATAGAAAAAAAGAAAAGAGACTGGGAAGAAAAAACATTGAATAAAACATTAGCGAAATTTCCTGAAAGAAAAGAGAAATTTCACACTACTTTCGAAGAAGACATATTACGAATTTATACTCCTTCAGATATAGAAAACTTAAACTATTTAGAAGATTTAGGATTCCCGGGAGAATACCCTTTTACTAGGGGAGTTCAACCTACTATGTACAGAGGCAAATTTTGGACCATGAGGCAATACGCTGGATTTGGAACAGCAGAAGAATCAAACAAAAGGTATAAATACTTATTAGAACAGGGTCAAACTGGTCTTTCTATTGCTTTTGATCTTCCTACACAAATAGGATACGATTCAGATGATCCTATGAGTGAAGGGGAGGTAGGCAAAGTTGGGGTTGCAATAGATTCTTTAAGAGATATGGAGATTTTGTTTGATGGTATCCCCCTAGATAAAGTTAGCGTATCCATGACTATCAATTCCACTGCAATGATCCTGTTAGCAATGCTTATGGTTATAGCAAAAAAACAAGAAGTACCATATGATAAATTAAGAGGGACTATACAAAACGATATATTAAAGGAATATATGGCAAGAGGAACTTACATATTTCCTCCAAAAGAGTCTATGGATTTAATAGTTGATATTTTCGATTATGGAAGTAAAACTCTTCCAAAATTCAATTTAATAAGTATAAGTGGATACCATATTAGAGAGGCTGGAGCAAATGCTGCACAAGAGGTAGCTTTCACTTTAGCAGACGGTATAGCATATGTAGAAGCAGCGATAAAAGCCGGCTTAGATCCTAATGAATTTGGTAAAAATCTTTCGTTTTTCTTTAATGCTCACAATAATTTTTTAGAAGAGATTTCAAAATTTAGGGCAGCAAGAAGATTATGGGCAAAAATCATGAAGGAAAGATTCGGTGTAACCGATGAAAGAGCTATGAAACTAAAGTTTCATACCCAAACAGCTGGTTCTACCTTAACGGCTCAACAACCCTTAAACAATATAATAAGAGTAACTATACAGGCATTAGCTGCGGTTTTAGGAGGCACACAATCACTTCACACTAACTCCTATGATGAAGCTTTAGGTTTACCTACCGAACAAGCTGTAACCATTGCTTTAAGAACCCAACAGATTATAGCTCATGAAATGGGAGTTACTGAAACTGTAGATCCTCTAGCAGGATCGTTTGCCATAGAAAAAATGACTTCACAGATAGAAGAAAAAGCAATAAAGTACATTAATGAGATAGATAAAATAGGTGGTATGGTTAAAGCTATAGAGATAGGATATCCTCAAAAAGGAATATTGAATAGTGCTTACAAAACACAAAAAAAGATAGAAGATAAAGAACAAATTATTGTGGGCGTTAACAAATACAATTCAGATGCTGAAGAAAAAGTGGAAATGCTTAAAATGGATGAAAACATTGAAGAAAGACAAATTCAAAAACTTAAAAAATTGAAAAGTGAGCGAGATACTAATAAAATACAAAAATCCCTAGAACGACTTAAAAAAGCAGCAACAATAAGAGAAAATCTTTTCCCCTTTGTCATTGAATGTGTAGAGAATTATGCAACAATTGGTGAGATAATAAAAACATTAAAAGAAGTCTATGGAGTTTACGAAGAAAACTTAACTATATAA
- a CDS encoding transposase, whose translation MSLHSESNQLYFDFVYSDYFNKHSEFKYLLDLINQIDWSAVPEFNNPHVGRTGYSRHSLLKALFVQKVKGFNTRELIHFLRSYPFFSQAIGFNPIANFVPSESTFSSFKKSFDTSLLDDIIASTVKRGIDMGVFDPINLCIDSYPVTFRSFFNNKKSHGKFKYCNEYYNSPLDADFGVKPVSNSKPVYDKHGNQKNSISYLGYKVHTLSFLNVPLFSVVSSASHHDKNYAFPLLNKAKELLNLSGFNFLADAAYDSSDLYDFVHLESESTAFIPLRTSSKKPLVGDCGKPLSLHSHYRETKRNIFRNKYVCDDPSNCPLNKNNCYAYRNFSKDDFRRFLNRDSSSFKKVYKKRTLIESIFSKLADMTNSTSLRCKNAVEVECNLSNLYLIASAFLAHSMGRDDLLASPKTLMYETAVC comes from the coding sequence ATGTCTCTTCATTCTGAATCCAATCAACTGTATTTCGATTTCGTTTATTCCGATTATTTTAATAAACATTCTGAGTTTAAATATTTGCTCGATTTGATAAATCAAATAGATTGGTCTGCTGTTCCTGAATTTAACAATCCCCATGTTGGTAGAACTGGTTATTCTCGTCACTCTTTACTTAAGGCTTTGTTCGTTCAAAAGGTTAAAGGGTTTAATACTAGAGAGTTGATTCATTTCCTTAGATCATATCCTTTTTTCTCTCAAGCTATAGGCTTTAACCCTATTGCTAACTTTGTCCCTTCTGAGTCTACCTTTTCTTCTTTTAAGAAGTCTTTTGATACTTCTTTACTCGATGATATCATTGCTTCTACCGTTAAAAGAGGTATCGATATGGGTGTCTTTGATCCTATTAACCTTTGTATTGATTCTTACCCTGTCACTTTTCGTTCCTTTTTCAACAATAAGAAGAGCCACGGTAAGTTTAAATATTGTAATGAGTATTATAACTCTCCACTTGATGCTGATTTCGGTGTTAAACCTGTTTCTAATTCTAAACCTGTTTACGATAAACACGGTAACCAGAAAAACTCTATCTCTTATCTTGGTTACAAGGTTCATACCCTTTCTTTTTTAAATGTTCCCCTGTTTAGCGTTGTTTCTTCTGCTAGCCATCACGATAAGAATTATGCTTTCCCTTTACTGAATAAAGCTAAAGAACTTTTGAATCTTTCTGGGTTTAATTTCTTGGCTGATGCCGCTTACGATTCTTCTGATCTTTACGATTTTGTTCATTTGGAGAGTGAGTCTACCGCTTTTATTCCTCTTAGAACTTCTTCTAAGAAACCTTTAGTGGGTGATTGCGGTAAACCTCTTTCTCTTCATTCTCACTACCGTGAGACTAAAAGGAATATCTTTAGAAATAAATACGTTTGTGATGATCCTTCCAATTGTCCTTTGAACAAAAACAATTGTTATGCCTATAGAAACTTTTCTAAAGATGATTTCCGTCGTTTTCTCAACAGAGATTCTTCTTCTTTCAAAAAGGTTTACAAAAAGCGTACCCTTATTGAGTCTATCTTTTCTAAGTTGGCTGATATGACTAATTCTACTTCTTTGAGATGTAAAAATGCTGTTGAAGTTGAATGTAACCTTTCTAACCTTTATCTTATTGCTTCAGCTTTCTTGGCTCATAGTATGGGTAGAGATGATTTATTAGCTTCTCCTAAGACTTTGATGTATGAGACTGCTGTTTGCTGA
- a CDS encoding cobalamin B12-binding domain-containing protein translates to MPKKIRVLIGKPGLDGHDRGAKVIARALRDAGMEVIYTGIRRTPQEIVESAIQEDVDVIGLSILSGAHKNLCKKIIELLQEKNADIPVMLGGIIPEEDIKELKEMGIVEIFIPGTPLSEIIEKVKNVVLERKV, encoded by the coding sequence TTGCCTAAAAAAATTAGAGTTTTAATTGGTAAACCTGGTTTAGATGGCCATGACAGAGGTGCAAAAGTTATAGCGAGAGCGTTGAGAGATGCTGGTATGGAAGTAATTTACACAGGAATTAGAAGAACCCCACAAGAAATAGTTGAATCAGCAATACAAGAAGATGTTGATGTAATTGGTCTTTCAATCTTATCTGGTGCTCATAAAAACCTGTGTAAAAAAATAATTGAACTTCTTCAAGAAAAGAATGCTGACATACCAGTAATGTTAGGCGGGATTATACCTGAGGAGGATATAAAAGAGTTAAAAGAAATGGGTATAGTCGAAATTTTTATACCGGGAACTCCTCTTTCTGAAATAATCGAGAAGGTGAAAAATGTTGTATTGGAAAGAAAAGTTTGA
- the meaB gene encoding methylmalonyl Co-A mutase-associated GTPase MeaB, whose translation MLYWKEKFEKLIPKFKSGDKSALAKMISLVEENPTDSWLIISKLQSEIPPKNSHVIGITGSPGVGKSTFISQLIEHYTRKKEKIGIILIDPSSPFTGGAFLGDRVRMFSSINSSNVYIRSLASRGAVGGVCNAIYDITDIMKSFGFDKIIIETVGAGQSEIDIFYACDTTILLLSPDSGDEIQIYKAGIMEIADFYVVNKIDLPNSKRFLMYLESYFDSKNEGKKKIFGISSTERLGFEELFDNIELNEKEKINQDSKLLLREKNKIKYYFLNIIENFLEEHIVERNDISFLKDEILKFLCRGESNNAKED comes from the coding sequence ATGTTGTATTGGAAAGAAAAGTTTGAGAAATTAATCCCAAAATTCAAATCAGGGGATAAAAGTGCCCTTGCTAAAATGATTTCCCTGGTTGAGGAAAACCCAACAGATAGTTGGCTTATAATTTCAAAATTACAGTCTGAAATACCCCCAAAGAATTCTCATGTAATAGGCATTACTGGAAGTCCCGGGGTGGGTAAAAGCACTTTTATTTCACAATTAATAGAACACTATACGAGAAAAAAAGAAAAAATCGGCATAATTTTGATAGATCCAAGTAGCCCTTTTACAGGAGGCGCATTTTTGGGGGATAGGGTAAGAATGTTTAGCTCAATTAATTCTTCCAATGTATATATAAGAAGTTTAGCAAGTAGAGGTGCTGTAGGTGGTGTTTGTAATGCCATTTATGATATAACTGATATTATGAAATCTTTTGGATTCGATAAAATAATTATAGAAACCGTTGGCGCAGGCCAATCAGAAATAGATATATTCTATGCATGCGATACAACCATCTTACTATTGTCTCCCGATTCTGGCGATGAGATTCAAATTTACAAAGCTGGAATAATGGAAATAGCTGATTTTTACGTTGTTAACAAAATAGATTTACCTAACTCAAAAAGATTTTTAATGTACTTAGAAAGTTATTTTGATTCAAAAAATGAAGGTAAAAAAAAGATTTTTGGTATTAGTTCAACTGAAAGACTAGGATTTGAAGAATTATTCGATAACATAGAACTAAACGAAAAAGAAAAAATAAATCAAGACTCTAAACTTCTATTAAGAGAAAAAAACAAAATAAAATACTATTTTCTTAACATAATAGAAAATTTTTTAGAAGAACATATTGTAGAAAGAAATGACATTTCTTTCTTAAAAGATGAAATTCTAAAATTTCTATGTAGAGGAGAGTCGAATAATGCAAAAGAAGATTGA
- the mce gene encoding methylmalonyl-CoA epimerase — protein sequence MQKKIDHIGIAVNSIDTALKFYQDLLHIQKSGEEILEDRGIKVVFLYVKDVRIELMEPIRENSEISKFLEKRGEGFHHIAFEVDDIEEVLKTAKKNGYRTLSDTPQKGAEESLVFFLHPKSANGILTEFVQHIK from the coding sequence ATGCAAAAGAAGATTGATCATATTGGAATTGCTGTAAATTCAATTGATACGGCTTTAAAATTTTATCAAGACTTACTTCACATTCAAAAAAGTGGAGAGGAAATTCTTGAAGATAGAGGAATAAAAGTCGTTTTTTTATATGTAAAAGATGTTAGAATAGAATTAATGGAACCAATTAGAGAAAACTCAGAAATATCAAAATTTCTTGAAAAACGCGGTGAAGGTTTTCACCATATTGCATTTGAAGTAGATGATATTGAAGAAGTCTTAAAAACAGCTAAAAAAAATGGGTATAGAACCTTATCCGATACACCACAAAAAGGAGCTGAAGAAAGTTTAGTTTTCTTTTTACATCCTAAATCAGCTAATGGCATTTTAACTGAATTTGTTCAACACATCAAATAA